CCAATATGCTTGCCGGTTTTGGAAAGCCGGTTATATTATTGGATACTACAATAGCGGGATCATTTAAAGAAATGTCAAAAGATTTTGTGACGCAAAATCACGGTATTCACGGGGTAATGGACCTGGTATCCGTCCTGAATTCTCTGGGTAAAAATTATAAGGTAATAGCCGGCCATTATAAAGATAAAAATTTTCTTAAAAAGATTGAAAAAATAATTAGAAATTTGGAGAAAGAGGGGTGTGGAAATAAAGTCAGGAATGCCGTAAAAGCTTTTAAGGGCCAGGCAGCCGGTATAACCGGCAGGCCTTTTGACATGATGGGGGATTTTGCAGTCCCGTTTTCGGCCCTAAAAAATAAGTTTGGAACAAGAGTCTTCAAAATAAACCCTTCGGACATATATAAAAAAAGCGTAAAAATCGATTCCTCGCGTGTGAATCGTATATTTACGGAAGAGACAAAGCAGTATTTAGTAAAAAAGAAGAATGAAAAAGCATTAAAAAATTCTATCCGCGTTTACTGCGCGTTAAAGGATATACTTAATGAAAAAGGCATAGAAGCTTATACTATGAATTTCCTGGATATCAAAGAATTTGCCGTGCCTTTTTACGCAATAAATAAACTTATGGGTGAAGGTTTCGGATACGGCGGCGAAGGAGATGTGCTTACCGCTTTGCTGGCAAAACCTTTAAACATACTTTCAAGAAAAGCCATGTTCAGCGAGGTTTTTTGCCCGGACTGGAAAAACGGTAATCTGCTTATGGCGCATATGGGGGAGATTGACCCTCGTTTTGCAAAAGAAGTGGAAAAGGGCGAACTTGTACCTACTAAAGCATTAGGTAACAAGTATCTTTCGATTTATCATCGTTTTGAATTCGAACCTATAGAAGTTACTTTAGTAAATATCTCCAAAACAAAAACAGGTTTTAAACTTGTGGCGGCCCCGGCAGATATTAAAGAGGCCAAACTTTTTAAGCATGTCACTATGCCCCACTATGTTATTAAGCCAAAGATGGAACTTACCGCTTTTCTCGAGAAATACGGCCAGGCCGGAGGCGGCCATCATATTTATGTTGCGGAAGGCGATATTATGGAGGAGCTAAGACAGTTTTCAACAGCTCTAAAAATGCAGTTTTATGAAATTAATTAAAAAAACATTTTTCATTGGAATGGACCTTGGGACTTCTTCCTTAAAGGGAGTTTTGACGGATGACTTTGGAAAAATAATTCGTAAAAATAAACTGCCTGTTCCTTTTGTTGTTTCCAAAAACGGCTTATATGAAATTAATCCCGGGGAGTACTATCTGGTCGTCTGCAGGTTGATTAAGAATTTGTCCGTTGGTAAAAATATTACTGCCCTGTCCATGGCCTCTGCTTCAGGCAATACACTGCTTCTTGGAAAAGACGGGAAACCTGTTACAAATATAATCTGCTGGCTGGATGAAAGAATGAAGGGCAGGGTAAAAGAAATTTTTCCTGCCTTAAATGCAAAGGAGGTCTATAAAGTTGTCGGATGGCCTCTTTTTGATATGTTGCCTCCTGCGCATCTGGGTTTTTTTAAAGAAGATAGAGCTGATATTTTTAAAAAAGCAAAGACAGTTTGTATGAGCACAGAATATGTCCAGTATCTTCTTACCGGAAAATTAGGAATAGACCGCTCTACAGCGACACCGTTTTATCTGGTAAATCAGGAGAAGGGGATTTATCATGAGCCGTTTTTGAAAATTTACGGAATAAAAGAAAAAAATCTGCCGAAAATAATGAATTCCGGAGAGGTTTTGGGTAATATTTCAAAGGAAGGCGCAAAAGCTTCCGGGCTTAATACAAGAACTCTTCTTGTGCTCGGCTCCTTTGACCATCCTGCCTGCGCGAGAGGCGCCGGGGTTGTTTCTCAGGGGCAGCTTCTGCTTTCCTGCGGTACCTCCTGGGTTGGTTTTTATCCATTGAGAGATAGAAAGACTGCTCTTCAAGAAAACATGCTTTCAGACCCTTTTCTTTTTCCGAAAGGGCCTTGGGCAGGCATGTTTTCAATAACGAGTTTAGGCCAGGTAATAGATAAACTTATAAGCAAATACATTTCGCAAGGTAATAACAAATATAAAACGCTGGATAAACTTGCGCTGGAAGCGCAAAAAAAAGGGATGAAACCTTGTGAATGCGCAAGAGACCCTCTAAAGTGGGAAGAAAAACTTAAAGCAACAGAAAAATTGCAAGCAGCCCTTTCTATTATGAGCTGGCCCTGCCAGCTTATGAAATATAAAATGGCGGAGTTATCCCGGTCAGGCATGGAATTAAATGAAATATACATGGCTGGCGGGCCTTCCGGAAGCAAGGTTTGGCCGGCAGTTATGTCAAACATCCTTTCTGTCCCTGTAAAATGCGTGCACGGCGAATATACAGGCGCTTCCGGGGCATCTGTAATCGCAAGAGAAGGATATTATTCACAAAGAAGAAAAACAATTAAAAGATGGCAGCTTTTTCCGGTAAAGCCCTGCGATAAGAAGATTTACGATGAAGAACTTTTGGATTTTCTTCCTAAAAACATTATTGATATTCATACGCATTCCTGGCTGAAAAAATTCGAAATAGAGGTTCCCGCTTTAAACCGCGGTCCTGCGTGGCCGGGCCTTGTGGCGAGGGATAATTCCATACAGGATTTACTGCTTACCTATGAATTGCTTTTTCCCGGGAAAAATGTAGAACCTGTAATATTCGGATCGCCGGGAAGAGATATTAATCTCGGTAAAACAAACAGTTATGCAGGCGAAGCCGCAAAAGGATACGGATTAAAGAGCCTGATAATCAGCGATCCGTCCTGGAGCCGGGAAGGCCTGGAAAACAAAGTAAAAACAGGAGGTTTCAGCGGTTTAAAACCTTATTTTAATTTTGCGCCGAAAGAAATAAAATCCGAAGATATTAGGATATATGATTTTTTACCGAAGGCGCACCTTAAAGCGGCTCATGATAACAAATGGATCGTAATTTTGCATATACCGCGCCCGGGAAGGCTTAAGGATCCCTTGAATTTGAAACAGTTAAAGGAAATTGATGAGAACTATCCAAACGCAAAGATTGTAGTAGCGCATTTAGGCAGAGCTTACAGCGAAAATGATGGAGGAAATGCTTTTGAAATACTGAAGAGGACTAATAATTTATTTTTTGATTTTAGCGCGAATACAAACAGTGTGATAATGCGCCGGTTTATTGACGCTGTCGGGCCTGGAAGGATAATTTTTGGTTCCGACCTTCCGATAACAAGGATGAGGATGAAGAGAATTACAGAAAATAACTCTTACGTGAACTTTGTACCCAAAGGCCTTTATAAAGGGATATCTTCCGAGCCGCAAATGAGGGAAGTTGCGGGAGTTGAAGCCGGAAAATATACATTCTTTTTGTATGAAGAAATTCTTGCTTTTAAAAAGGCCGCTAGAGCAGCTGGTTTAGGCAGGGAAGATGTAAATAATGTTTTTTACAGAAATGCGGCTGGAATATTAATGGAGGAATAATATGGCGCTTAAAAAATTTAACATTGAATCTGATTCGCAGAGGTTTGTCATGGACACCATTGCCCGGAAATCCGTCAAGGGTATTCCTGCCGCGTTAGTTCATATAATGGAGATAGAATTATTGGAACGGATTGCCGGTGTATCACCGGGGGCGTACATTAAAAATCCTGAACAGACATATTTAAAGTGTCTTTATAATGTTGGGGTAAATTTTGTTGACCAGTATATACCCAGAAATCCATTAAGCATGAAAAGAGAAGGGTATGATTCTGATACTGTAAAAGGTTCAACTACGGGCGCTGAAAACATTGTTTGTGACGGCATGATAATTGATTCGCCTGAAGCAGTAGCTGAACATTTGGAAAAAATAGAGTTACCCAGGTTAAAACAGTCTATTAAAGATTTTAATAAAGACAAACCCGCGGAAAGCATTATTGACCAGGAGATTAAAATTCAATCGGAGCTTGGCCCTTCCATATTAAAGACGGGTTATGATTTCATCGGTTTTCCCTGTTTCAGATATTTTCAATACGGATATGTTAACTATTTTACGGCGTATGCGTTGTATCCGGAGTTAATTGAAAAAGATTTTATTCTCCAGGCGGATTACTGGGAATTGTATAATTCTGCAGCCGCCCGGGCAATTGTTGAATGCGGGCTGCCGCTTATGTACAGGCTTGACCACGATATGGCTGATTCCAGGGGAACGCTCGTTGATATAAAAAGCCTTGAA
This DNA window, taken from Elusimicrobiota bacterium, encodes the following:
- a CDS encoding amidohydrolase family protein; the protein is MKLIKKTFFIGMDLGTSSLKGVLTDDFGKIIRKNKLPVPFVVSKNGLYEINPGEYYLVVCRLIKNLSVGKNITALSMASASGNTLLLGKDGKPVTNIICWLDERMKGRVKEIFPALNAKEVYKVVGWPLFDMLPPAHLGFFKEDRADIFKKAKTVCMSTEYVQYLLTGKLGIDRSTATPFYLVNQEKGIYHEPFLKIYGIKEKNLPKIMNSGEVLGNISKEGAKASGLNTRTLLVLGSFDHPACARGAGVVSQGQLLLSCGTSWVGFYPLRDRKTALQENMLSDPFLFPKGPWAGMFSITSLGQVIDKLISKYISQGNNKYKTLDKLALEAQKKGMKPCECARDPLKWEEKLKATEKLQAALSIMSWPCQLMKYKMAELSRSGMELNEIYMAGGPSGSKVWPAVMSNILSVPVKCVHGEYTGASGASVIAREGYYSQRRKTIKRWQLFPVKPCDKKIYDEELLDFLPKNIIDIHTHSWLKKFEIEVPALNRGPAWPGLVARDNSIQDLLLTYELLFPGKNVEPVIFGSPGRDINLGKTNSYAGEAAKGYGLKSLIISDPSWSREGLENKVKTGGFSGLKPYFNFAPKEIKSEDIRIYDFLPKAHLKAAHDNKWIVILHIPRPGRLKDPLNLKQLKEIDENYPNAKIVVAHLGRAYSENDGGNAFEILKRTNNLFFDFSANTNSVIMRRFIDAVGPGRIIFGSDLPITRMRMKRITENNSYVNFVPKGLYKGISSEPQMREVAGVEAGKYTFFLYEEILAFKKAARAAGLGREDVNNVFYRNAAGILMEE